One window of the Salvia splendens isolate huo1 chromosome 1, SspV2, whole genome shotgun sequence genome contains the following:
- the LOC121755698 gene encoding FCS-Like Zinc finger 8-like isoform X1 — translation MVWNRSRAVRTKQALMSDQTPLFLSPTKNPNSSPISSFFNGFLFPKSNLESETTSPTSILDPKIPNYQNPFALDPPPPPPPMPPRHHDFEKSIGLALIDSIADDLGGDDCRFPKPINRLALKVQIPEISSSISAAASEQSPRSPADFGIKTRGLQVTSPSPFGGGGGKGFVRQLSLKEMEMSEDYTCVIKHGPNPETKHIYDDCILDNHDPKLDLSQPQIEESKDFFGFCHAYKAALQEDKEIYIYSGEKAFCSQECRSKEMVMENPGAF, via the exons ATGGTGTGGAACAGATCAAGAGCAGTGAGAACCAAACAAGCCCTAATGTCTGATCAAACTCCATTATTCCTCTCTCCCACCAAAAACCCTAATTCCTCCCCAATTTCCTCTTTCTTCAATGGCTTCCTCTTCCCAAAATCCAATCTTGAATCAGAAACCACCAGCCCCACCTCAATTCTCGACCCCAAAATCCCCAATTACCAAAACCCCTTCGCCCTCGACCCACCTCCCCCGCCACCGCCGATGCCGCCGCGCCACCACGACTTCGAAAAATCGATTGGGCTAGCCCTAATCGACTCGATCGCCGACGATTTGGGCGGCGACGATTGCCGATTCCCGAAGCCGATTAATCGGCTGGCGCTGAAGGTGCAGATTCCGGAGATCAGCAGCTCGATTTCGGCGGCGGCGAGTGAGCAATCGCCGAGATCGCCGGCGGATTTTGGGATCAAGACGCGGGGGTTGCAGGTGACGAGCCCGAGCCCAttcggcggcggaggagggaaGGGTTTTGTGCGGCAGCTGTCGCTGAAGGAGATGGAGATGTCGGAGGATTACACGTGCGTGATCAAGCACGGCCCCAATCCAGAAACTAAACATATCTACGATGACTGCATTTTGGATAATCATGATCCAAAATTGGATCTTTCGCAGCCCCAAATTGAGGAATCGAAGGATTTCTTCGGCTTTTGTCACGCTTACAAAGCTGCTCTTCAAGAGGATAAAGAAATTTACATTTACAG CGGTGAGAAAGCATTTTGTAGCCAAGAATGCCGCAGCAAAGAAATGGTGATGGAGAATCCAGGGGCATTTTAG
- the LOC121755698 gene encoding FCS-Like Zinc finger 8-like isoform X2 has product MVWNRSRAVRTKQALMSDQTPLFLSPTKNPNSSPISSFFNGFLFPKSNLESETTSPTSILDPKIPNYQNPFALDPPPPPPPMPPRHHDFEKSIGLALIDSIADDLGGDDCRFPKPINRLALKVQIPEISSSISAAASEQSPRSPADFGIKTRGLQVTSPSPFGGGGGKGFVRQLSLKEMEMSEDYTCVIKHGPNPETKHIYDDCILDNHDPKLDLSQPQIEESKDFFGFCHAYKAALQEDKEIYIYRLQR; this is encoded by the exons ATGGTGTGGAACAGATCAAGAGCAGTGAGAACCAAACAAGCCCTAATGTCTGATCAAACTCCATTATTCCTCTCTCCCACCAAAAACCCTAATTCCTCCCCAATTTCCTCTTTCTTCAATGGCTTCCTCTTCCCAAAATCCAATCTTGAATCAGAAACCACCAGCCCCACCTCAATTCTCGACCCCAAAATCCCCAATTACCAAAACCCCTTCGCCCTCGACCCACCTCCCCCGCCACCGCCGATGCCGCCGCGCCACCACGACTTCGAAAAATCGATTGGGCTAGCCCTAATCGACTCGATCGCCGACGATTTGGGCGGCGACGATTGCCGATTCCCGAAGCCGATTAATCGGCTGGCGCTGAAGGTGCAGATTCCGGAGATCAGCAGCTCGATTTCGGCGGCGGCGAGTGAGCAATCGCCGAGATCGCCGGCGGATTTTGGGATCAAGACGCGGGGGTTGCAGGTGACGAGCCCGAGCCCAttcggcggcggaggagggaaGGGTTTTGTGCGGCAGCTGTCGCTGAAGGAGATGGAGATGTCGGAGGATTACACGTGCGTGATCAAGCACGGCCCCAATCCAGAAACTAAACATATCTACGATGACTGCATTTTGGATAATCATGATCCAAAATTGGATCTTTCGCAGCCCCAAATTGAGGAATCGAAGGATTTCTTCGGCTTTTGTCACGCTTACAAAGCTGCTCTTCAAGAGGATAAAGAAATTTACATTTACAG ATTGCAGCGGTGA
- the LOC121792656 gene encoding two-component response regulator ORR26-like, producing the protein MESHCFPEGVGVLVVDHDPQGLESLHKMLLKCKYKASICNSAREALDLLDTREDEFDLVLGDVDLPDMDGFEFLQQVVRKTEIPVIMMCDDGETSKVMKGVQHGACHCLVKPIRLKEIRSIWQHVFRRRMHQRDDNSTNIHVGNKRKQIDTVGVGAGAGVDRADPDPTPPNKKPRVVWTPELHQKFVSAVHCIGGLEKAGPKKILDLMGEPSLTRDNVASHLQKYRISVSRQNKEKELKASYNVMNLAVSHAMNHNNNQNDTGICATPTPLVADRRDTSLCAMRMDYIDQPIEYINQPMKYNDEPVEYNDEPTEYIDELFEALEATYNWSSATHYLGTDYPPRTTMLRYSLP; encoded by the exons ATGGAGTCTCATTGTTTTCCTGAGGGTGTTGGGGTTCTGGTTGTGGATCATGATCCTCAAGGGTTGGAGTCTCTTCACAAGATGCTTCTCAAGTGCAAATACAAAG CTAGTATATGTAATTCAGCACGAGAGGCACTCGATCTGCTCGACACACGAGAAGATGAATTCGACCTAGTACTCGGTGATGTGGACTTGCCAGACATGGATGGTTTCGAGTTTCTCCAACAAGTAGTCCGTAAAACGGAGATTCCAGTTATAA TGATGTGTGATGACGGAGAGACAAGCAAGGTGATGAAAGGGGTTCAGCACGGCGCCTGCCACTGTCTCGTCAAGCCCATAAGGCTCAAGGAGATCCGCAGCATATGGCAGCATGTGTTTCGGAGGAGAATGCACCAACGAGATGATAATTCTACTAATATTCATGTTGGCAACAAAAGAAAACAGATCGATACTGTTGGCGTTGGTGCTGGTGCTGGTGTTGATCGTGCAGATCCGGATCCCACCCCACCCAACAAGAAACCTCGGGTGGTTTGGACCCCGGAACTTCACCAGAAGTTCGTCAGTGCTGTCCACTGCATCGGAGGATTAGAGA AAGCTGGCCCCAAGAAAATACTTGACTTAATGGGAGAGCCGTCTCTAACAAGAGATAATGTAGCTAGCCACTTGCAG aAGTATAGGATTTCTGTGAGCAggcaaaacaaagaaaaagagcTAAAAGCTTCCTATAATGTaatgaatctcgcagtttcacACGCGATGAACCACAACAACAACCAGAATGATACAGGCATCTGTGCAACGCCAACGCCACTGGTGGCCGATCGGCGAGACACTAGCCTCTGTGCAATGCGAATGGATTACATTGATCAACCAATTGAGTACATTAATCAGCCAATGAAGTATAATGATGAGCCAGTGGAGTACAATGATGAGCCAACGGAGTACATTGATGAGTTATTCGAAGCTCTCGAAGCCACCTACAACTGGAGCTCCGCTACTCATTACCTTGGAACTGATTACCCACCACGGACAACTATGCTCCGCTACTCATTACCTTAG
- the LOC121802101 gene encoding uncharacterized protein LOC121802101: MKVHPAPRKRNITLQYDVASILAQSEGCRQKKLRRLPHIFAKVLELPFHSDADVSIEDTPLSIRFTAATDDISGDVRAEAVAIYPGVTKIVVRGDGVVDVSGTEFELDLWRFRLPPSTRPELVSAAYEDGELVVTVPKGEDEEDGGGGDLGNRSRLVLVQ, encoded by the coding sequence ATGAAGGTCCACCCAGCGCCGCGGAAGCGCAACATCACGCTGCAATACGACGTCGCATCGATCCTCGCCCAATCAGAGGGCTGCCGGCAGAAGAAGCTGCGGCGCCTCCCTCACATCTTCGCCAAGGTGTTGGAGCTCCCCTTCCACTCCGACGCCGACGTCTCGATCGAGGACACGCCGCTGTCGATCCGATTCACCGCCGCCACCGACGACATCAGCGGCGACGTCAGGGCGGAGGCCGTCGCGATCTACCCCGGCGTCACGAAGATCGTCGTGAGGGGAGACGGCGTCGTCGATGTCTCCGGGACGGAATTCGAGCTCGATCTGTGGCGGTTCCGCCTGCCGCCATCCACGCGCCCCGAGCTCGTTTCCGCCGCCTACGAGGACGGCGAGCTGGTGGTGACCGTGCCGAAGGGGGAGGACGAGGAAGACGGCGGCGGCGGGGATTTGGGGAATCGGAGTAGGCTTGTTCTTGTACAGTAA